From the Pedobacter cryoconitis genome, one window contains:
- a CDS encoding TetR/AcrR family transcriptional regulator, giving the protein MGSKDRIARQKDETRLNILESALEIVKREGWNALSMRKIADRIEYTAPIIYEYFENKEGILIELTRIGFISLAAEIRLARAEHNKAEEQLEAMWKTYWNFAFKNKALYQLMYGVDMNVCVFKKSLAEAEATDNLFFQVIEKLITVENFTENLVCRKYYTFWSVIHGLISINLVNKGRDEAMNQRILKDAIRGIIKYIEE; this is encoded by the coding sequence ATGGGAAGTAAAGACAGAATTGCAAGGCAAAAAGATGAAACGAGACTTAACATTCTTGAATCAGCTTTGGAGATCGTAAAAAGGGAAGGGTGGAATGCGCTAAGTATGAGAAAAATTGCTGACAGGATAGAATACACAGCTCCAATCATCTACGAATATTTTGAAAATAAAGAAGGTATTTTGATTGAACTCACCCGTATAGGATTTATTAGCCTGGCGGCAGAGATCAGGTTAGCGCGAGCTGAGCATAATAAAGCTGAAGAGCAGCTTGAAGCAATGTGGAAGACCTACTGGAATTTCGCATTTAAAAATAAAGCACTTTATCAACTCATGTATGGTGTGGACATGAATGTCTGTGTATTTAAAAAGTCATTGGCTGAAGCCGAAGCGACCGATAACCTTTTCTTTCAGGTCATAGAAAAGCTAATTACTGTTGAAAATTTTACCGAAAATCTGGTCTGTAGAAAGTATTATACTTTCTGGTCTGTAATCCATGGGCTTATCTCTATTAACCTGGTCAATAAAGGTCGTGATGAAGCGATGAATCAGCGTATTCTGAAAGACGCAATCAGAGGTATAATTAAATACATCGAAGAATGA
- a CDS encoding DUF6010 family protein — MKNHIVPEVGMPQIIGAVIIATLYISIFSMVREENRTRMNAVVLAGAGAAYLSSGLGPWEFVFCTIISIVAYKGLTRNYMIGIGWLLHTGWDLVHHLYADAIVPMDPASSFGCMICDPIMAIWFFFGAPDIWAVLRKKFGSGKLETYI; from the coding sequence ATGAAAAATCACATTGTTCCTGAGGTCGGAATGCCTCAAATTATTGGCGCAGTTATAATCGCCACTTTGTATATCAGTATATTTTCAATGGTCAGGGAAGAAAACCGGACAAGAATGAATGCGGTAGTACTCGCAGGTGCTGGCGCCGCATATCTAAGCAGTGGTCTTGGACCGTGGGAATTTGTTTTCTGCACCATTATATCGATTGTAGCTTATAAAGGTTTAACCCGAAACTATATGATTGGTATTGGCTGGCTATTACACACTGGCTGGGATCTGGTACATCATTTATATGCTGATGCAATTGTACCTATGGATCCTGCCTCATCTTTTGGATGTATGATATGTGATCCTATAATGGCTATATGGTTTTTCTTTGGTGCACCAGATATATGGGCTGTCCTGCGTAAAAAATTTGGAAGCGGAAAGCTGGAAACATATATTTGA
- a CDS encoding AraC family transcriptional regulator, with translation MDEGEKINIYGTRAFTSKFMPLVEQNHSIRYDYDRFLIMRIEEMYPYTNHRVPPTRSLNDIILFITDGEAQMNIGTESYLAVKHNILHIPSGQIFSFEKYDTSKSTNGFLIIFSKGILSGDYDNAGILSASGLLDFAGPPLISLEQESSSFAAQLLERIFKENNENGLTRLEIIRSYFLAFILEIRKESSGDTVLKKSASIKLVKDFINLVTLHVKKKKQVSDYALLLHISPNHLSKVMKKFTNKSPTKWIDEALILEAKVLLFQTNMSINEISFSLGVFDPSYFSRLFKRYEGISPLSFRNEIRKIN, from the coding sequence ATGGACGAAGGCGAAAAAATAAACATATATGGTACCAGGGCATTTACTTCAAAGTTTATGCCCCTGGTTGAACAGAATCATTCTATTCGTTATGATTATGACCGGTTTCTAATCATGAGGATAGAAGAGATGTATCCTTATACTAATCACCGTGTGCCTCCCACAAGGTCATTAAACGATATCATCTTATTTATTACCGATGGTGAGGCACAAATGAATATTGGTACTGAATCTTATCTTGCCGTTAAACATAATATATTACATATACCATCCGGACAGATTTTCTCTTTCGAGAAATATGATACCAGTAAATCTACTAATGGATTCTTAATTATCTTTAGTAAGGGCATCCTTTCCGGGGATTACGACAATGCGGGAATACTTTCAGCATCCGGTCTGCTTGATTTTGCAGGCCCCCCTTTGATTAGCCTTGAACAAGAATCTTCCAGTTTTGCTGCTCAATTGCTTGAACGGATATTTAAAGAAAATAATGAAAATGGATTAACCCGTTTGGAAATTATAAGAAGTTATTTTCTGGCTTTTATATTGGAAATCAGAAAGGAAAGCAGTGGTGATACCGTTTTAAAGAAGTCTGCATCAATAAAATTGGTCAAAGACTTCATCAATTTGGTTACCCTGCATGTTAAAAAGAAGAAGCAGGTTAGCGATTATGCCCTGCTTCTTCATATTAGTCCGAACCATTTAAGTAAAGTGATGAAAAAATTCACTAACAAATCTCCAACCAAGTGGATAGATGAAGCTTTAATCCTCGAAGCAAAAGTCCTCCTTTTTCAGACCAACATGAGTATCAATGAAATTTCATTTTCCTTGGGAGTATTTGATCCTTCTTATTTTAGCCGCCTGTTTAAAAGATACGAAGGTATTTCACCTCTCTCGTTCAGAAACGAGATCAGAAAGATCAATTAA
- a CDS encoding alpha/beta hydrolase family esterase, translating into MITKIFLILGILLLLGAVAYFYFVYSPVPAEPQLSGKIHSGKIHVSHQDRNYLTYIPKKLVAKPGIIFAMHGTGMNSVRMREWSGYELDKLADQYGFIVVYPDGYKGNWNDLRKNSPFEAKKENIDDVGFIEALVDRFGKEQHIDPKKVFIFGFSNGGQVAIRLALEKPEMVNAICAISANLPTPETFSFIGKGATSRVMLVTGTEDGINPYLGGPVTLFGIQKVGTAISAKATAEYFVERNATNASPENKVFPSHKVNDPTSVELQRWNSSGKSAVELITIVGGGHVIPQQKFRFPRLMGKTSSNFDAPLEAIKFFGLTDSL; encoded by the coding sequence ATGATCACTAAAATTTTTTTAATACTCGGAATTCTATTGCTCCTTGGGGCTGTAGCTTATTTTTATTTTGTTTATTCACCTGTACCTGCTGAACCTCAGTTAAGCGGAAAGATTCATTCTGGGAAGATCCATGTGAGTCATCAGGATCGAAATTATCTGACCTATATCCCAAAAAAGCTGGTTGCTAAACCGGGGATCATTTTTGCAATGCATGGTACAGGCATGAACTCAGTCCGCATGAGAGAATGGAGCGGCTATGAACTGGATAAACTAGCCGATCAGTACGGATTTATTGTTGTTTATCCTGATGGTTATAAAGGCAATTGGAATGACTTGCGCAAAAATTCTCCTTTTGAGGCAAAAAAGGAAAATATTGATGATGTGGGTTTTATTGAAGCCTTAGTCGATAGATTCGGGAAAGAGCAACATATAGATCCTAAAAAAGTATTTATTTTTGGATTCTCCAATGGAGGACAGGTAGCGATCAGGCTGGCATTGGAAAAACCAGAAATGGTGAATGCAATCTGCGCTATAAGTGCTAATCTGCCAACGCCCGAAACTTTTTCATTTATTGGTAAAGGGGCTACTTCAAGAGTTATGCTCGTAACAGGAACAGAAGATGGAATAAATCCTTACCTGGGAGGACCAGTAACTTTGTTTGGGATACAAAAGGTTGGTACAGCAATTTCTGCTAAAGCTACCGCTGAATATTTTGTGGAACGTAACGCGACGAATGCATCTCCTGAAAATAAGGTTTTTCCAAGTCATAAAGTAAATGATCCGACATCAGTTGAACTTCAGCGCTGGAACTCATCAGGTAAATCAGCAGTTGAATTGATTACCATTGTGGGAGGCGGGCATGTTATTCCTCAACAAAAATTCAGATTTCCAAGGCTAATGGGTAAAACTAGCAGTAATTTTGACGCTCCGCTGGAAGCCATTAAATTTTTTGGATTAACAGATTCTCTTTGA
- a CDS encoding winged helix-turn-helix transcriptional regulator — translation MEKSCEGPNITSEDCSALVMAVGDALYAVGGKWKLRVIIGLSGSNKRFNELRRIIPGISARVLSNELKELEMNGFVKRNVYAEDSPVMVEYELTAYSSSLKDVVKSLSEWGIMHRERIKKSRT, via the coding sequence ATGGAAAAATCGTGCGAAGGTCCGAACATTACTTCTGAAGATTGCTCAGCGCTAGTTATGGCCGTAGGTGATGCACTTTATGCAGTAGGCGGAAAATGGAAATTAAGAGTGATTATTGGTCTGTCAGGGAGCAATAAAAGATTTAATGAATTAAGACGTATTATTCCAGGCATATCGGCCAGGGTATTGTCTAATGAATTGAAGGAGTTAGAAATGAACGGATTCGTTAAAAGGAATGTTTATGCAGAAGACTCTCCGGTAATGGTGGAATACGAGTTGACCGCTTATAGTTCCAGCTTAAAAGATGTAGTCAAGTCATTAAGTGAATGGGGCATTATGCACCGTGAGCGAATAAAAAAATCACGGACGTAA
- a CDS encoding aldo/keto reductase, giving the protein METTNNTIHMPVLGFGTLIPDAAETISATRDALKAGFRHFDCAERYRNESAVGEALQAGLSAEGLSREEIFVTTKLWNTNHRPDRVEAAFQASLNRLGLTYLDLYLIHTPFAFQPGAEQDPRDENGNVIYDREVTLLDTWRAMEKLVDSGRCRAIGLSDISLNELLPIYEAARIKPAVVQVESHPYLPETELLEFCKEKGIVFLAFAPLGHGIKPGPLEDPAVLSVAARVGKTPAQVLLAWAIQRGTALLTTPRTAARAQENFDISFLPQDAFDEINSIQTRQRFNAVVKTGVPGFIAKGS; this is encoded by the coding sequence ATGGAGACAACAAATAACACTATCCACATGCCTGTACTCGGATTTGGTACGCTGATTCCCGACGCAGCAGAGACTATAAGTGCTACCAGAGATGCACTAAAAGCTGGATTCCGACACTTTGATTGCGCAGAAAGATACCGAAATGAAAGCGCGGTAGGAGAGGCATTGCAGGCAGGACTTTCAGCCGAAGGTCTCAGCCGCGAAGAGATATTTGTGACCACAAAGTTGTGGAATACGAATCATCGGCCTGATCGCGTGGAGGCGGCATTTCAGGCAAGTCTGAACAGACTTGGCCTTACCTACCTGGATCTCTATCTCATTCACACTCCGTTCGCATTTCAACCGGGAGCGGAGCAGGATCCACGGGATGAAAACGGTAATGTTATTTACGATCGTGAGGTTACTTTACTTGATACGTGGAGGGCAATGGAAAAGCTTGTTGACAGTGGCAGATGCAGGGCTATTGGATTGTCCGATATCAGCCTAAACGAATTATTGCCTATTTATGAAGCAGCGAGAATTAAGCCTGCGGTGGTTCAGGTCGAGTCGCATCCGTATTTGCCAGAAACGGAACTTTTGGAATTCTGCAAGGAAAAGGGGATTGTGTTTTTGGCTTTTGCACCATTGGGACATGGAATAAAACCAGGGCCGCTCGAAGATCCGGCTGTTTTGTCGGTTGCTGCAAGGGTTGGAAAGACACCCGCTCAGGTATTGCTGGCCTGGGCAATTCAGCGTGGAACGGCTTTATTGACTACACCCCGGACTGCGGCCCGTGCACAAGAGAACTTTGACATCTCTTTTTTGCCACAAGACGCTTTCGATGAAATCAATAGTATTCAGACCAGGCAGAGATTCAACGCAGTGGTGAAAACTGGAGTACCGGGGTTTATTGCAAAAGGTAGTTAA
- the mug gene encoding G/U mismatch-specific DNA glycosylase: MLTDIIRKDLEVLFCGINPGLKSALDGHHFSGRNNRFWKVLHHAGFTPYEIDPVNDATILDSGYGLTTAVARATTRADELSKDEFQNSMEAFKSKMIYFRPKYIAFLGKAAYLAFSGKKQISWGYQAEDFCGAKVWVLPNPSGLNRGFTLSDLISCYKELFQQLKL; this comes from the coding sequence ATGTTAACAGATATTATTCGTAAAGACCTGGAAGTTCTCTTTTGCGGAATCAATCCTGGCTTAAAATCAGCGTTGGACGGACATCATTTTTCCGGACGAAATAATCGTTTTTGGAAGGTTTTACACCATGCTGGCTTTACACCTTATGAAATTGACCCTGTAAATGACGCAACTATCCTGGATTCAGGTTATGGCCTGACTACAGCGGTGGCCAGGGCAACAACCCGCGCAGATGAACTTTCAAAAGACGAATTTCAAAACTCTATGGAAGCATTTAAAAGCAAAATGATTTACTTCCGCCCGAAATATATTGCTTTTCTGGGCAAGGCAGCCTACCTGGCTTTTTCAGGGAAAAAGCAGATTTCATGGGGTTATCAGGCCGAAGATTTCTGTGGGGCGAAAGTCTGGGTACTACCTAATCCGAGTGGCTTAAACCGTGGATTTACCCTTAGTGACCTCATTAGTTGTTACAAGGAATTATTTCAACAACTTAAACTATAG